One part of the Desulfuromonadaceae bacterium genome encodes these proteins:
- the ftsZ gene encoding cell division protein FtsZ yields MFEFDESIDQGAKIKVIGVGGGGGNAVNTMIRAEIMGVEFINANTDAQALRANLAPMKMQLGGQLTKGLGAGANPEIGCKAALEDRERIAEVLAGADMVFIAAGLGGGTGTGAAPVIAEVAKELGALTVGVVTKPFSREGKMRTKKAEQGAADLKDVVDSLIVVPNDRLLGLAGKNTSILDAFKPADDVLRQAVQGISDLITTSGLINVDFADVKAIMSERGMAMMGIGIAEGEKRAAIAANHAISSPLLEEIDISGAKGVLVNISGSSNMTMEEFDEASRIIHEKVHEDANIIIGLVINESLGDQIKVTAIATGFGQAFDKQQRHTEVHVFTPPKVDHDTPTYIRNRQRQNPRPRINFSEEQEYDIPTFLRKRLD; encoded by the coding sequence ATGTTCGAGTTTGATGAAAGTATCGATCAGGGAGCAAAAATCAAGGTAATCGGTGTGGGTGGCGGCGGCGGGAATGCGGTCAACACAATGATCCGGGCAGAGATTATGGGCGTCGAGTTTATTAACGCCAACACCGATGCCCAGGCGCTCAGGGCCAATCTGGCACCGATGAAGATGCAACTTGGCGGGCAGCTGACCAAAGGTCTCGGGGCGGGTGCTAATCCCGAAATCGGCTGCAAGGCGGCACTCGAAGATCGTGAGCGGATCGCCGAAGTCCTTGCGGGCGCCGACATGGTTTTTATCGCCGCCGGACTCGGCGGCGGCACCGGTACCGGTGCCGCTCCGGTGATTGCCGAAGTGGCCAAGGAACTCGGTGCATTGACGGTTGGTGTGGTGACCAAGCCATTCTCGCGCGAGGGGAAAATGCGCACCAAAAAGGCGGAACAGGGCGCGGCCGACCTGAAGGATGTGGTCGATTCGCTGATCGTGGTGCCGAACGATCGACTCCTTGGCCTGGCCGGAAAAAACACCAGTATCCTTGACGCGTTCAAGCCGGCCGACGATGTTCTGCGTCAGGCCGTACAAGGCATCTCCGACCTGATCACGACCAGCGGTCTGATTAATGTCGACTTCGCCGATGTCAAGGCGATCATGAGCGAACGTGGTATGGCGATGATGGGGATCGGTATCGCCGAAGGTGAAAAACGCGCCGCCATCGCAGCCAATCATGCCATCAGCAGCCCACTTCTCGAAGAGATCGATATTTCCGGGGCCAAAGGGGTGCTGGTGAATATTTCCGGATCGTCAAATATGACGATGGAAGAGTTCGATGAAGCATCGCGCATCATTCATGAAAAGGTGCATGAGGATGCCAACATCATTATCGGCCTGGTCATTAATGAAAGTCTGGGCGATCAGATCAAGGTTACGGCGATTGCGACCGGGTTTGGGCAGGCTTTCGACAAGCAGCAGCGGCACACCGAGGTTCATGTTTTTACGCCGCCGAAGGTCGATCACGACACGCCGACATACATCCGTAATCGTCAACGGCAAAATCCGCGACCGCGCATAAATTTCAGTGAAGAACAGGAGTACGATATCCCGACATTTTTACGCAAACGACTCGATTAA